One Halobacterium sp. DL1 DNA window includes the following coding sequences:
- a CDS encoding ATPase produces MSDSSDDYTLEDAQDEVGILRRVTDDVVEAIQNAESEDVLEFLIEDEKLDVVHDGERGLGQVRRAVLESPLASDRLKRIVSLRGDETPEEILVPNDVERNAKVALEAGKPVVLYGPTGTGKTTFAKQLARETGIGYTLNTATPSWTPSDIIGGISPDYTGDSLSYRTKLGCVSEAVQRARRFDVEYGVILDEITRADISKIFGPLYTAIENPHQTIFETDEGETIELDERVNIICTMNMSDRTVNELDNAITRRFAMIELDEYEEDKRRQLFKDWITTHVTDHTDLGESEILRLFERDYQGINHGHESTSQGSIMRFGPMHYRDVAVFLGVGCREGGEYEYDQTDAVGQAFRTYIVPRLLNAAAFPQIERIAEHYRAMNGEFEEFDLSPAAELAERELEQERRQMGSYE; encoded by the coding sequence ATGAGTGACTCGTCGGACGACTATACGCTTGAGGATGCGCAAGACGAAGTCGGAATTCTTCGCCGTGTAACCGACGACGTCGTCGAAGCAATCCAGAACGCGGAGAGCGAAGACGTACTGGAGTTTTTGATTGAGGACGAAAAACTCGACGTGGTCCACGACGGAGAGCGTGGTCTGGGTCAGGTCCGACGGGCCGTACTTGAGTCTCCATTGGCGTCAGATCGGCTCAAGCGTATTGTAAGTCTCCGCGGCGACGAAACGCCCGAAGAGATACTCGTCCCGAACGACGTTGAGCGGAACGCGAAGGTCGCACTGGAAGCGGGCAAGCCAGTCGTCCTGTATGGGCCGACCGGGACAGGGAAGACGACATTTGCTAAGCAACTCGCTCGTGAAACCGGAATCGGATACACCCTCAACACTGCCACTCCCTCGTGGACGCCGTCGGACATCATCGGCGGCATCAGTCCGGACTACACCGGCGACTCACTAAGCTACCGAACGAAACTCGGCTGCGTGTCCGAAGCCGTTCAGCGTGCTCGCCGGTTCGACGTCGAATACGGCGTCATCCTCGATGAGATTACGCGAGCGGACATATCGAAGATATTTGGTCCGCTGTACACTGCAATCGAGAACCCACACCAAACCATCTTTGAGACCGACGAAGGTGAGACTATTGAGCTGGACGAGCGGGTGAACATCATCTGTACGATGAACATGTCCGACCGGACGGTGAACGAACTCGATAACGCCATCACCCGCCGGTTCGCCATGATCGAGTTGGACGAGTACGAGGAGGACAAGCGCCGTCAGCTGTTCAAAGACTGGATCACCACGCACGTCACCGACCACACCGACCTCGGAGAAAGTGAGATTCTCCGGCTGTTCGAACGTGACTACCAGGGTATCAATCACGGCCACGAATCGACGTCGCAAGGGTCGATTATGCGGTTCGGCCCGATGCATTACCGCGACGTCGCCGTCTTCCTCGGCGTCGGCTGTCGGGAAGGCGGAGAGTACGAGTACGACCAGACAGACGCGGTCGGACAGGCATTCCGGACGTACATCGTTCCGCGATTGCTGAACGCCGCCGCGTTCCCGCAGATCGAGCGCATCGCGGAACACTACCGCGCGATGAACGGTGAGTTCGAGGAGTTCGATCTCTCGCCGGCAGCAGAGCTCGCCGAACGGGAACTCGAACAGGAACGACGCCAGATGGGCTCCTACGAGTAA
- a CDS encoding transposase ISH3: MSKTKQADGEIHEDQLLNFLVNRLDEEVSLSLANNAEITAEDIYEVLVGACADGTSVSTLCASSQNSPAGNTVLYHLRTKFEPERLERVANTLLRKDLDELLPEQVEVCADLHLRPYYGDEDDTDGLYHSVAKRGTTAFHAYATLYARVKNKRYTLAVRRLKDGDTASSVLAEFFGVLDGLDAGVKAVYLDRGFYDSKCLTLLQAHNYAYVIPIIRWGEAIQQELSEGWSRVIQHDLTGKLDGHSWTVDFPVYIDCTYLNGKYDENGVARHGYAADAPFIDSPRDARYHYSKRFGIESSYRLFEQAIATTTTRDPTVRLLYVVVSLLLQNVWRYLHYEYVATPRRGGRRLWWWPYKEFVNMIRRAAWTALAVRRAVPANRPPDDRFHR; this comes from the coding sequence GTGTCTAAAACCAAACAAGCAGACGGTGAGATCCACGAGGACCAGCTTCTTAACTTTCTCGTCAACCGCCTTGACGAGGAAGTTTCGCTCTCGTTAGCCAATAACGCTGAAATCACTGCTGAAGACATCTATGAGGTCCTCGTCGGCGCTTGCGCCGACGGGACCTCTGTCTCTACGCTCTGTGCGTCGAGCCAGAACTCACCCGCTGGGAACACGGTCCTCTACCATCTTCGGACGAAGTTCGAGCCGGAACGGCTCGAACGAGTCGCTAACACGCTCCTGCGAAAGGATCTCGATGAATTGCTCCCCGAACAGGTGGAGGTCTGCGCAGACCTCCACCTGCGGCCCTACTACGGTGACGAAGACGACACAGACGGCCTCTATCACTCGGTAGCGAAGCGTGGAACCACTGCGTTCCACGCCTATGCCACACTCTACGCGCGTGTGAAGAACAAACGCTACACGCTGGCGGTACGCCGTCTCAAAGACGGCGATACCGCAAGTAGTGTCCTCGCTGAGTTCTTCGGTGTCCTCGACGGCCTTGACGCCGGGGTCAAGGCCGTCTACCTTGATCGCGGATTCTACGACAGTAAGTGTCTCACGCTGCTTCAGGCGCACAATTACGCGTACGTGATCCCGATCATCCGGTGGGGTGAGGCGATTCAGCAAGAGCTCTCGGAAGGATGGAGTCGCGTCATTCAGCATGATCTGACGGGGAAACTCGACGGTCACAGCTGGACCGTCGATTTTCCCGTCTACATCGACTGTACGTACCTAAATGGGAAGTATGACGAGAACGGTGTGGCGCGTCACGGCTACGCCGCTGACGCGCCGTTCATCGACTCACCACGGGACGCTCGATACCACTACTCGAAACGCTTCGGTATCGAGTCAAGCTATCGCTTGTTTGAGCAAGCGATAGCGACAACGACAACACGAGATCCAACGGTACGGCTGCTGTACGTGGTGGTGAGTCTCCTCTTACAGAACGTCTGGCGGTACCTTCACTACGAGTATGTGGCGACGCCCCGCCGAGGCGGGCGTCGCCTCTGGTGGTGGCCGTACAAGGAGTTCGTCAATATGATTCGACGAGCTGCGTGGACGGCCCTCGCGGTGCGTCGGGCCGTCCCCGCGAATCGGCCACCTGACGACCGATTCCACCGCTAA
- a CDS encoding restriction endonuclease: MSTVDEVYEYGQDTFNVPERGEIRIEGCPSSIGDQLRRASFTQESPGVFTKSQAALDSDQEYEVVTVTVDGDENEVLHVEATDIIGVVSLTPSSKVQVDPKIDWEHIFDMLLAVYDQNRSIEYHGIPLQDFLSDDIHLDDVFVVLAINYLDGLETIHRQGYIRDLVIRRLDSLDGRGEIDVEQTLLNHGRGTLEPHWIRNETEYDNAANSLLHFAGKTLLRLFRQNSHENDHPAYDRIFSEVHREVERLESMGVSSGLDRMDAYRRLSLSDLPKQRRYYQKAFDVAKAVMSSSLGQQLRDGPRELVVDYVLNMESLFEQYSQVVIERELSYIKSYDHLGDLDDVTPVRSPSVNPFEGEGQIYHEPDHALQEGDKTLAVLDSKYYAEGHDPVKESPSRSRLFSYAYLLHSDRLAFLCPLLEPKRRRVTQTDAELQIVSPEQEFTLGGYGDVVHDYLHDVLVRKSAELEAFRAVAENRLCLDGVEETDLTDSKSMRGPFTFKDSRDFSLRVLKAAADEHSWEVRNRYDLEQDGDWTREQIETRCEQRYEHTTTCVPVFCREQGQEWIDLYFLNGSGGVEKEGPLKLL; encoded by the coding sequence ATGAGTACGGTTGACGAAGTTTACGAGTACGGGCAGGACACCTTCAATGTCCCCGAGCGCGGGGAGATCCGAATAGAGGGCTGTCCGTCGTCCATCGGGGACCAGCTTCGTCGCGCGTCATTTACACAGGAGAGTCCTGGTGTCTTCACGAAGAGTCAGGCCGCACTCGACTCAGATCAGGAGTACGAGGTCGTGACGGTCACCGTAGACGGCGACGAGAACGAGGTACTCCACGTTGAGGCGACGGACATCATCGGTGTCGTGAGCCTCACGCCGTCGTCGAAGGTGCAGGTCGATCCGAAGATCGACTGGGAACACATCTTCGACATGCTCCTGGCTGTCTACGACCAGAACCGATCTATCGAGTATCACGGAATTCCGCTGCAGGACTTCCTCTCTGACGACATCCATCTTGACGACGTGTTCGTGGTGCTGGCGATCAACTACCTGGATGGCTTGGAGACGATCCACCGGCAGGGGTACATCCGGGATCTGGTCATCAGACGGCTCGACAGTCTCGATGGGCGGGGGGAAATCGACGTCGAACAAACGTTGTTGAACCACGGGCGCGGAACGTTGGAGCCACACTGGATCCGCAACGAGACCGAGTACGACAACGCCGCGAACTCGCTGCTTCACTTCGCTGGAAAGACGCTCCTTCGACTCTTCCGACAGAATTCTCACGAGAACGACCACCCTGCATACGATCGAATCTTCTCCGAAGTACACCGCGAAGTGGAGCGTCTGGAGAGTATGGGTGTCAGCAGCGGGCTGGACCGGATGGACGCGTATCGACGCCTCTCACTGAGCGACCTTCCAAAGCAACGACGGTACTACCAGAAGGCGTTCGACGTCGCCAAGGCAGTGATGTCGTCGTCGCTCGGCCAGCAACTCCGTGATGGCCCACGAGAACTGGTCGTGGACTACGTCCTGAACATGGAGTCGCTGTTCGAGCAGTACTCTCAGGTCGTTATCGAGCGCGAACTCTCGTACATCAAGTCCTACGACCACCTCGGAGACCTCGACGACGTGACACCCGTTCGGTCACCATCGGTGAACCCGTTCGAGGGTGAAGGGCAGATATACCACGAACCAGACCACGCCCTGCAGGAAGGTGACAAGACACTGGCTGTACTGGACTCGAAATACTACGCAGAGGGTCACGATCCCGTGAAGGAATCGCCGTCCAGATCACGGCTCTTCAGTTACGCGTATCTCCTCCACTCAGATCGGCTCGCATTTCTGTGTCCGCTTCTCGAACCGAAGCGACGGCGAGTTACCCAGACAGATGCCGAACTGCAGATCGTTTCGCCCGAGCAGGAGTTTACGTTGGGTGGGTATGGCGACGTCGTCCACGACTATCTGCACGACGTACTTGTCCGCAAGTCTGCTGAACTCGAAGCCTTCCGGGCTGTCGCGGAAAACCGACTGTGCCTTGACGGTGTCGAAGAGACGGATCTGACCGACTCGAAGTCGATGAGAGGTCCGTTCACGTTCAAGGATTCTCGGGATTTCTCCTTACGTGTTCTCAAGGCTGCCGCCGACGAACACTCTTGGGAGGTCCGAAACCGGTACGATCTGGAGCAGGACGGTGACTGGACGCGGGAACAGATCGAAACGCGGTGTGAACAGCGTTACGAGCATACGACGACGTGCGTACCGGTGTTCTGTCGTGAACAGGGGCAAGAATGGATTGACCTATACTTCCTGAACGGCAGTGGTGGAGTCGAGAAAGAGGGTCCTTTGAAACTCCTCTAA
- a CDS encoding DNA methyltransferase, producing MSEQSGSSQGRQERTELPIERGFPIERVNEIAAKEGRAKMYYRPIYTMHKWWARRLGCVFRAISLYTMLDDPEKVSVFEPGHEGSTLASYGDDADGKSDFDVASLLERVDMTDPESLWELYPKDVRVEDKKILDPFMGGGTSLVEASRFGAEVVGNDLNPVAWFVTKKELEAGQTDVEELEEAFEQVKEDVADEITQYYKTPCPNGDHDADVMYNFWVRELDCVSCGHTVPLFKDYRVGKGRYGDNKGTYSVFCPSCESVVSVDDWQNECACNECGNSFDPSDGNVGRGNYHCTDCGQKYSVTDAVAEQDGYGLSLYALEYYCGTCDDQGKERAAVKGYKRAEKVDRDLAQEARKEWEEADELTQFVPQSEIARGAITESSSISGNDLFQHGLEDWTDAYSPRQLLCLSKLLQSISEVENENVREYLLMAFSDMLRTNNMLVGYEHSNNKINHIFNTNSFDVPQAAAEANVWGTEYGMGTFQSIWDMVISGVEYASAPTERWVDDGEKKETPEFAKPIGENFTLSQGDMRKLDYEDEFDAVISDPPYYDNIIYSEVSDFFYVWLRLILKDEYEWFEPEYTPRTESIVSNPSEGKDVEDFEMELREGFEVVHESLVDDGVLTFTYHHSDSESWGELLESLCDVGFEVTATYPITADLHKFISGEAVSFDIVVVARPIDDTEPASWNSLRRDIYRTARRTRTQLEENRDLSRGDIGVMEMGACFHEYSKHHGKVQRDGEIMSAKEVVQEIYGIIQEASDIGVEDVFIDLLDTSNPSFDDVNKLCRGTNANPEDLKETHLYNQDDGFELGTWDNEKRRAYIEERVNGEGGDHLSDLDKLQFLRYRYEKGKAVQNYVDKWGVDDDLRELAGRLADVTGDDAYTRVLGDRDITSYGE from the coding sequence ATGTCTGAACAATCTGGATCTTCGCAGGGCCGGCAGGAGCGGACGGAACTCCCCATAGAACGCGGGTTCCCCATCGAGCGCGTGAACGAGATCGCGGCGAAGGAGGGTCGAGCGAAGATGTACTACCGCCCAATCTACACGATGCACAAGTGGTGGGCGCGACGCCTCGGTTGTGTCTTCCGCGCCATCTCTCTGTACACGATGCTGGACGATCCGGAGAAGGTCTCGGTGTTCGAGCCCGGCCACGAGGGCAGCACGCTGGCGTCCTATGGCGACGACGCAGACGGCAAGTCGGACTTCGACGTCGCGTCGCTCCTCGAACGCGTGGACATGACCGACCCGGAGAGCCTCTGGGAGCTTTACCCGAAGGACGTCCGTGTCGAGGACAAGAAGATTCTCGACCCGTTCATGGGCGGCGGTACGTCGCTCGTAGAAGCGTCACGCTTCGGGGCGGAGGTCGTCGGCAACGACCTGAATCCCGTCGCGTGGTTCGTCACGAAGAAGGAACTGGAAGCGGGCCAGACCGACGTCGAAGAGCTGGAGGAAGCCTTCGAACAGGTGAAGGAGGACGTCGCCGACGAGATTACGCAGTACTACAAGACCCCCTGCCCGAACGGCGACCACGACGCCGACGTTATGTACAACTTCTGGGTTCGAGAACTCGACTGCGTTTCCTGCGGGCACACTGTTCCCCTATTCAAAGACTACCGAGTCGGGAAAGGACGATATGGGGACAACAAAGGAACGTACAGCGTCTTCTGTCCGAGTTGCGAGTCGGTCGTCAGTGTTGACGATTGGCAAAACGAGTGCGCCTGTAATGAATGCGGGAATTCCTTCGACCCTTCGGACGGGAACGTCGGAAGGGGGAACTACCACTGTACCGACTGTGGACAAAAATACTCGGTTACTGACGCTGTTGCAGAACAAGATGGCTACGGTCTCAGCCTGTACGCGCTTGAGTATTATTGCGGCACCTGTGATGACCAAGGAAAAGAACGTGCCGCAGTGAAAGGCTACAAGCGAGCAGAAAAAGTGGACCGCGACCTCGCACAGGAGGCTCGAAAGGAGTGGGAAGAAGCAGACGAACTCACTCAGTTCGTCCCACAGAGCGAAATCGCACGCGGAGCAATCACCGAATCATCCTCTATTAGCGGGAACGACCTATTCCAACATGGGCTGGAGGACTGGACTGACGCGTACAGTCCACGCCAACTTCTCTGCCTTTCGAAACTTCTTCAGTCGATAAGCGAAGTTGAGAATGAGAATGTTCGAGAGTATCTTTTGATGGCATTTAGCGACATGCTCCGGACGAACAATATGCTAGTGGGATATGAGCACTCAAATAATAAAATAAATCATATCTTCAATACCAATTCGTTTGACGTTCCACAGGCAGCCGCCGAAGCAAACGTCTGGGGGACTGAATACGGGATGGGGACGTTCCAGTCCATCTGGGATATGGTGATTAGTGGGGTAGAGTATGCCAGTGCTCCCACTGAGCGGTGGGTGGACGACGGTGAAAAGAAAGAAACACCCGAATTCGCCAAACCAATTGGCGAAAACTTCACCCTCTCACAGGGGGATATGCGCAAACTTGATTATGAAGACGAGTTCGATGCTGTAATCTCGGATCCGCCGTACTACGACAACATCATTTACTCCGAAGTATCTGACTTCTTCTACGTCTGGCTTCGATTAATCCTAAAAGACGAGTACGAGTGGTTCGAACCTGAATACACACCACGTACTGAGAGCATTGTTTCGAACCCTTCCGAGGGGAAGGACGTGGAAGACTTCGAGATGGAACTTAGAGAAGGGTTTGAGGTAGTTCACGAGAGCCTCGTAGACGATGGGGTTCTAACATTCACATACCATCATAGTGATTCCGAATCCTGGGGAGAACTTCTTGAATCACTCTGTGATGTTGGCTTCGAGGTCACAGCTACGTATCCAATTACCGCAGATCTTCACAAATTCATCTCTGGTGAAGCCGTCTCCTTCGACATCGTCGTCGTCGCTCGACCCATTGACGACACCGAACCCGCCTCGTGGAACTCCCTCCGCCGCGACATCTACCGAACAGCCCGTCGCACCCGCACGCAACTCGAAGAGAACCGCGACCTCTCACGTGGCGACATCGGCGTGATGGAGATGGGCGCGTGTTTCCACGAGTACTCCAAACACCACGGGAAGGTGCAGCGCGACGGCGAGATCATGTCCGCGAAGGAAGTCGTTCAGGAGATCTACGGCATCATTCAGGAGGCCAGCGACATCGGCGTCGAAGACGTGTTCATCGACCTGCTTGATACATCGAACCCCTCCTTCGACGACGTTAACAAGCTCTGCCGCGGGACGAATGCCAACCCAGAGGACCTCAAGGAGACCCACCTGTACAACCAAGATGACGGCTTCGAACTCGGCACTTGGGACAACGAGAAGCGTCGGGCGTACATCGAAGAGCGGGTCAACGGCGAAGGTGGCGACCACCTTTCAGACCTCGACAAACTTCAGTTCCTCCGCTACCGCTACGAGAAGGGGAAAGCAGTTCAGAACTACGTCGATAAGTGGGGCGTCGATGACGACCTGCGGGAACTCGCCGGTCGGCTCGCCGACGTAACCGGCGACGACGCGTATACGCGCGTGCTCGGGGATCGGGACATCACGAGTTACGGCGAATAG